CGGGAGAGCCTGGAGAGCCGGGTGAACCAGGAGAGCCTGGAGAGCCGGGTGAACCAGGAGAGCCTGGAGAACCGGGTGAACCTGAACCGCCGGTGACAGAGTATCCTGTATGGGATCCGAATGTCGTATACACCAACGAGATCGTGATCCACAACGGGAAACTGTGGCAAGCCCTGTGGTGGACGCAAGGGCAAGAGCCCGGCACCACTGGACCGTGGGGCCCGTGGATCCTGATCGGCGATGCTCCCGGTTATGATCCGGATCCTGTTCCCGTTGATGATTATCCGGCATGGGACCCGACTGTAATCTATATTAATGAGATCGTATCCCACAACGGACGACTGTATCAATCCCTGTGGTGGAATCAAGGCGTAGAGCCTGGATTGGATCAGAACGGTCCGTGGCGTTTAATTCACTAAAACCAGCGGCAAACCACTTCATCATGAAGTGGTTTGCTTTTTTATACAGTGGGGCTTGGTTAGCACAGCATCCTCATTGCCCAACAAAAATGCACACATCTTAAGAATGTATGCATAACAAATACGATTAGAATAAGCTTCTGCAATTCTCCGGCACATAGAAGGGGTTATCGGGATTGATTCGTTCATAGAACATGATCCCATCCAGATGATCGATTTCATGCTGGAAGACGATGGAGGCATAACCTTTAAGTTTTAATTCCACGGGTTCCCCGTTTATGTCGAAACCCTTAACTCTGATCCGCTCGTATCTTGGGACGAATCCCACGATTTCGCGATCTACAGACAGGCAGCCTTCGCTGGGCGGCAGATAGACCATGGAGACCGAATGACTGATGATTCGCGGATTGATCAGAGTGTGTTCATGCTGCTCGCCCTTCTCATCTTGAAAATAAGCAACGAACATCCGCTTGTTCAGTCCGATCTGGTTTGCTGATAATCCCACACCTTCGCGCAGGTTGTATTTTTTGGCCAGTTCGGGGTTTTGGCTGTTTTTTAGGAAATTCATCATGCAGATTAACGTTTCTCGATCTTCTTCTGACAGGGGCAGGCTCACTTCCTGTGTTGGTTGATGAAGAATGGGGTCCCCTTCCCGTACGATATCTTTCATTGTAATGAAATATTTGGAGTGAAATTTATGATTCATCGATCGTCATACTCCTTGAGTGATATAAGCATTGTTATTATAGCAGATCTTGCCCCTGCTGGAGATTGCAATATGACGGTCCGGCGATTCGGATGAAAAGAAGAACTTTACATTTCTGAAATGTTCAAGGTAGAATGTAGGTTGAGCGGGGAACCGCGAAGATTAGAAGATTATATACTAAATCTAGTATAAAAGATGATGATCGGATTCCTCCGGAAGGTACGATGTTGGTTTTTGTCCTAAATTTAGCATAAAAGGCTCCTGGATCAGCATTCCATGCAAACTGTTGTATCCTAAAAATCGTATAAAATTGCAGGACTGCATGTGTTTTCAAGGATACAATCAACAGAAAATCCTCCGACTCCGTGTTGGAGCAGGAGGACTTCCTCGATTCCGTCCCATATCCTCTATAGATCCTAAAATGCTAATGAATCAACAACACCTACTGCGTGCAGTGACCCCAGCGAACCGTGACAACAGACTGCCGCCTTATCGCTTATAGCCAACTACAGCCGTCTGCGGTTACTGAGCCCATGTGATCGCTGCCCATCGCAACAACCTCAGCAGACAATGGCTCAGCCCTTGAGCAGCTCGAGCACTTTCTGGGCGGCTGCTTCGCTGGATTGGGGGTTCTGGCCTGTGACCAGCGTGCCGTCGACTTCTACGTGGTTCTCCCACAGGGGAGCGTGGATGAATTCCGCACCTAATTCTCTTAAACGGCTTTCCAGCAGGAAAGGCATGAGCGTGTCGAATTTGGCTGCCCGTTCTTCATCGTCCGTGAAGGAGGTCAGCCGCTTGCCTTTCACGTAAGGCTCGCCGTTCTTCAGCGTGATATTAACAAGTGCTGCCGGACCGTGGCAGACTGCGGCGACGACCCGTCCGGACTCGGCGAATTCGGCAATCAGCCGCTGCAAGTGTTCATCGTCCGGCAGATCGAACATCGTGCCGTGCCCGCCGGGCAGGAATAGTGCGGCATATTCATCTATGCCGTCCAGTTCCCGCACCAACAACGTTTCATTCAGCCGTTCGACGGCTTCCTTCCATTCCTCCTTATTCGCGCTCAAACTCCGCGGATCGATCGGCGCCTTTCCGCCTTGTACGCTGGCTACATCGATCGTGTAACCCGCTTGCACGAATAAGTTATATGGTTCTGCGAATTCCGAAAGCCAGATTCCCGTCGGATGATCCTCATCGATCGACGAGTGGCTGGTGACGACCATAAGTATCTTGTTGGATTGTGACATCGAATGTTCCCTCCACATCGTTATTCACTCCGGAGTGCTGATTCCAGTTTAAGGAATAATGTGGTATGATTCAAACAGAAAAAACGATGGGAAGGTATAAAAAAAATTATGGCAGATTTCGAATGGTTCCGTTCCTTTATCGCGATCTATCGACAGGGTTCCATCTCTTCGGCCGCTGTCCTGCGGCATATGACCCAGCCCGCACTTAGTCAACATCTGGCCTCCCTGGAGGCAGAGATCGGAGAACCCCTGTTCCATCGTGCGCCGCGGCAGTTGATTCCTACAGAACGAGCCCATAGTCTCTACGCACAGATCGCCCCGGCCATCGACCGCTTGGAACATGTCAGCACCGGTTTCCACACCCGCATGTCCTCATCCGTCCTGCGCATCGGCGGTCCTGCTGAATATATCTATGAGCGTCTGCTGGAGAAGATAACGGCTCTTCCCTACCGAATCTCGATTCGCTTGGGAGATCCGCAAAGCTTGCTTCAAGATCTGAAGAACCACGAACTCGATCTCGTTATCGCAACCCAGCACATCGCAAGTCAGGGCCTTGTCTACAAAGAATTGCTGGAAGAGCGATTCATCTTGACTGCTTCTGCGGAAGAGGAGATGCTGCCAGCTGCGGAGCCGACTGCGAAACGACGAGTTGCTGATCCAGCAACTGATCCAGCAACTGATCCAGCCACATCTCCATTTTCTTCTCAAGCAGGTCCAGAGCAAGACCCTGCATTAATCAAGCGATCCTTGGAACAGAGAAACTGGATCGCCTACAGCTATGAACTGCCCATCATCCGCCGTTTCTGGCAGGAAGCCTTTGGCGAGCGGGCGATGATCCAACCTAAGTGGATCGTGCCCGATCTGCGGGCGATTAAGAAGCTGGTGCTGCGCGGCGTGGGGATCAGCGTGCTGCCGGATTATCTGATCCGGGAGGAACTAACGCGGGGAGAATTACAGGAGTTATGGAGACCGAGCAGATATGCTGCTAATCGGTTGTGGATCGTGTACCGCTCATCCGAGCAGGAAAATCCCATGTTGATCAAAGCGGTATGTGCGATCAGAGATTTTGAATATGCAGAACTGGATGATTAAGCATGCAGCTCGATGAAGTCATCGATCTGGCGAGCGGTCATCTCCGGATGCTCAGCAGATCAGATGGGATGCTCGGATCTCACATCAGTACGCTGAGACAAGGTTCATATTGGGTTGAGTACGGCGGGGCAGCCTGATAAACGAAGGGTGGCGTGAGACACATTCGCTTGCTAGACTGACGCTGGGATTCTGTCCGCTGCCTCGTTCTCAACGTATGCCTGCAACGATCTTCTGACGGCGATTCGGCGAATCATCTCTTGTCTCTCCCGATGGCTCCGTCCGAAGAACTCTGCTTCCTGATACACATCGATGAGTGCCTGCTTGGCGGTTTCCACAGCCAGCCGCTCATCTCTCAGCATATGGTAACAAATTTGATAGCAGTAGGTTTCGTAGTTTCTAAGGATGTTAAGCCTGGTGTTCATCATCGCGATCTCCTTTGTTCAAGACCTCTCATGTAACTTTCAGTATAGAAAACAAATATAAACTTTTTATAAATTCGTTGTTACGAAGTGATTAAGAATTTAGAAAACCAAACAGGTGATTCTGAGAAAAAGCCCATAGAAACAGCATAATCGCGAACTCGAATGCCGGCCTCGGCATCGTGCACAGCATGGCGCATCAGCTGGGATCGGAATATGACCTGCCGCACGGTGCAACCAACGCGATCCTGCTGCCTTACGTAATGGAATTCAACATGGAAGCCTGCCCTGAGAAGTTCGCGAATATAGCCAAAGCGATGGGCGTAGATACTTCCGCGGCTAAGTCCATTGAAGAAGCAGCGAAGATGGCTGTGGATGCGGTGCGCAAACTGTCTAAGCAAGTCGGAATCCCATCCTTGAAGGAGACTGCCTTTAACCCTGCCGATGTTGAGAAGTTGGCGGAACAAGCGATGAGGGACGTATGTACGGGAGGCAACCCGAGAGAAGTAACCAAGGAAGATATCATGAACTTGTATATGAAAGCTTACGAGGGCTGAAACAGATAAGATGATGAATAAAGAAGCTTTCGCCGAGAGCTTAGATCATGTCGTGCTGATCGGCTTGGCGGAAGCTTTTCGTATTGTGTGGCGGCTCCTTAATCATTATTGTATGGAATGATGGGGCTAAAGGATCGAGGAAATGGAATAAAATACATGCGAAAATCGAATTGACATTCCGCCTCACAGCGAGTAAAATAAATCTTGTTGATTCGCTGAGCGGACAACTTACACAGCAATACGGGCTCTTAGCTCAGTTGGTAGAGCAGGTGACTCTTAATCATCAGGTCCAGGGTTCGAGCCCCTGAGAGCCCACCATACATATGACAAACAAAGGGCTGTCCAATAAGTCAGTGAAGACTGACCGATGGACAGCCCATTTTTGTGTGCATATGAACATGCAGACGAGCAGATCCGGTGCGTGAGACGGCAGGTGTGTGGTACGGCAAGCGCGTGAAACGACAGAAATGAGCGTTATAGCGTTCGAATGATGCTATTCGGTGTGTGAGACAAAAATTATTGTCGATTCAGGTTGCGTGGAGGCGGAATTAGCTTGCGAGACGATAATACTTGATGTCTCAGCTGCGTCGAGGCGGGAACAACGTGCGAGACGACAATACTTGATGTCTCAGCTGCGTGGAGGCGGGAACAACGTGCGAGACGACAATACTTGATGTCTCAAGTTACGTCGAGACAGGAACAGCGTGCGAGTCGACAGATCCTGTTGTCTCAGAGTGCGTGTACGTATAAGTGTACGTATAAGCGGAACTTCGTACGCGAGGGGTACGCGCTAGGCTGCCCATCAGGCAATCATGGCTGACTTATTGGACAGCCCTTTTTGATTATGATCTGAGCTGCAGCAAGCAGTATGTGAGGATCACCATCACGAGGAGAGCGATGGTATCGCGGGCGTGCCAAGTGAATCTGCGGAAGCGGGAGCGCTTCACGCCGGGGCGGTAACCCCTGGCTTCCATCGCATCGGCCATCTCTTCTGCTCGCTTCAGCGTAATCGAGAAGAGCGGCAGGAAGATCGGAACCAGCGCCTTCATCTGCTGCAGAAGCGAACCCTCGCCGATGCGGGCTCCGCGCGAACGCTGGGCATCGATGACTCGCTGCGCTTCATCCAGCAGTGTTGGGATGAGACGCAGTGAGATGGCCAGCATGAAAGCGAACTCCGCCGCGGGAATTCGCAGGCGCTGGAGAGGTTTCAACAGGTCGTGGATGGCATCTGCAAGGTCTATCGGTTTGGTCGTCAAGGTGATGACCGTGGAGATGAAGACGAGCATGACGAAACGGCTGAAGGCCAGAAGCCCCCGTCTCATCCCATGCTGCGAGATCGTGAAGATACCCCATTCCCAATAGATCTTCCCCCCGGCTGTGAAGAACAGCTGCATGCCCACAGTGAACAGAATGATCCAGATCAGCGGGCGAACTCCGCGTACATAGATGCTGAATCCGATCCCTGTCATGAACATGGCGAGAAATGTAAAGAACCACAACAGCAGCATGGTTGGCCAATTATTCATCAGAAACAAGATCCCGATAAAGCCAATCCCCGCTCCCAGTTTCGCTCGCGGATCCAAACGATGAATCCATGAATCACCGGCCATATATCGGCCCAGCAGCAGCTGATTCATGCGAAGCCCGCCTCGTACAAGGTATCAGCCAGTTCTTCAGCGGTTAGACAGACCCGCGGCAGCTTGGTGCGCAGTGCTGCTTCGATTCTCAGCTGCAGGCGGCGAGCGCGGGGAAGCTCAACTTGCAGGGAAGTGAGCCGCTCGGGATCGCTGAGAAGCTCACGGGCGCTGCCTTGCATGACGATCCGTCCTTCAGCCATGATGATCAGTTCCTCAGCATAGCGGACGGCATCATCGATGTCTTGCGTGGCCAGAATCGTCGTGGCTTCGTATGTTTGATGCCAGTCATGGATGAGATCGAGGATGTGCATCTTCCCTTCTGGATCCAAGCCGGCACCGGGTTCATCGAGGAGCAGGACCTCAGGCTTCATGGCCAGGATGCCGGCAAGGGCCGTCCTTCGCTTCTGGCCGCCGGATAGAGAGTAGGGCGAAGCATGGAGCAATGCCGGATCGAGACCGACACGGATGATCAGTTCCCTCGCTAAGGATTTAGCTTCTGCAAGGGAAACTCCCATATTCAAGGGACCGAAACAGATATCCTGTTCCACCGTTTCAGCGAACAGCTGGGTTTCTGGATACTGGAAGACGAGGCCGATTTTATGGCGGATTCGCTGCCAATCTTGCTTGCTCGTTACGCCGCCGCGGATGACCTGATCTCCGATCTGCACTGTTCCGCTTCGCGGCAGCAACAGACCGCTCAGCACTTTCAATAGAGTTGATTTTCCAGAACCAGCATGGCCGACGACGGCTGTATAGGAACCCGAACGAACAGCGGCACTCACGGCATGGAGGACATTCGGGGTGCGCAAGGGTCCGGAACGGTAATCGACGGAGACATCTGTCAGCGTGATCTGCATAACCATTCCACCAATTCGTCTTCCGTCATATAGAAGTCTGGTACCGGAACTTCATTTGCTGAGCGCTGCTTCTTATTCCTTCTCAGCTTGTTTATTTCGGATGACCGAAGTCGCCGCCGAATCGCCTCGGCAAAGGGCGGAGCAGCTTCGGGACGAGCCGTGAAGAACCGCTCCGGCGCGGCATCTTCGATGATTCTGCCATCGGCCATCATCAGGATCCGATCGGCTTGCGCCGCCTCATCCATATCATGGGTGATCGAGATGACAGCGATCCCTTCTTCGACAGCTAATCCCCTCAACAGAGCGGATAATTCACGCCGGCTGCGGGGATCGAGCATCACGAAGGCTTCGTCCAGGATGACCACCGCCGGCATCATCGCCAGAACCGCGGCGATCGCTGCCCGCTGTTTCAGCCCGCTGGACAGGCGTGAGGGATCATGATGCCGGTAATCCCTTAACCCCGCTCGATCCAGCGCTATTTCCACCCGGCGTTTCATATCTTCCCAAGCTATATTCATGTTCTCCAGTCCGAAGGCAATATCATCCTGAACCGTAGCGCCGATGAACTGGTGTTCTGGATTTTGGAAGACGATGCCGCTTCGCTTGGCTGCTGAAGATTGAACCGGTTGGCCGTCGATTCGGATCTCGCCTTTGGCCGGCGTCAGCAGACCGGCGAGCAGCTTCGCCAGCGTCGTCTTGCCGGAGCCGCTCATGCCGACGATCGCTAGCCATTCGCCGGCGTCGGCGGTGAAGGATACCGCCTTAATGACCGCTTGCGAGCTGTGCAGCGGTTCTTCGTAATGGAAACTGACCTCTCGTACTTCCAAGCGCGGCGCCATGTTCTCCCCCCCTTAGCCTGCACGCATCCTTCCGCGCACCTGCTGCATATTTGTTCCGAGCCCAACCATAATAAGTAGTATGAATCGCCCGCTGTCCAATCATGCAGGATGCCAATACGCAGGTTGGCATGTACGAACCGCGCAGCGTGTATTCTAACTTGGATCGGAGTGAAGAACATGACTGAGACGAGGATCGTCATCATCGGCGCCGGGTACGCAGGCGTTCACGCAGCGAAGAAACTCGCCAGGCATTATAGGAAAGATTCGACCGTTTCCATCACATTAATCGACCGGCACTCCTATCACACCATGATGACGGAACTGCATGAAGTAGCAGGCCATCGGGTGGAACCGGATGCTGTGCAATTCGACCTGCGCCGCCTGTTCAACCGCACCAAGGTGAATCTCGTCACCGATGTGGTGCAGCATGTGGATCGAGAGGGAAAGCGGGTTATCACATCGAGCGGTGAATTCCCGTATGATTACCTCATCCTGGGCATGGGCGGGGAGCCTAATGATTTCGGCACGCCGGGCGTGAAGGAATATGCTTTCACGTTATGGTCCTGGGAAGATGCCGTACGGCTTCGCGAGCATATCGAGCAGACGGTTCGCGCCGCTTCCATGGAACTCGACGAGGATAAACGGCGGGCCATGTTGACCTTCATCGTCTGCGGCTCCGGTTTTACCGGCATCGAGATGGCCGGCGAGCTGCTTGAGTGGAGGGAGCGGCTGGCCCTGGATCATAAGCTGCGGCCTGAGGACATCACGCTGTATGTGGTCGAAGCCGCGCCGACGATCTTGAACATGCTTGATCGCAAGGACGCCGACAAAGCGGAAGCTTACATGGTCAAGCACGGCATTAAGATCCTTAAGAACTCGCCGATCGTTGAAGTGAAGGAAAGTTCGATCGTCCTCAAATCCGGTGAAGAGATCCTTGCGTATACTTTGATCTGGACGGCGGGCGTGAAAGCCAATTCCGACGTTGAGCCCTTCGGCTTCACCTCAGGACGTGCAGGGCGGCTCATCGTCAACGAATATATGGAATCCGTCGATGCCGAGGATGTCTATGTGGTCGGTGATCTGGCTTATTATGAAGAGGAGCCGAACAAGCCCGTGCCGCAGATCGTCGAAGCCGCGGAGCAAACAGCGGCTACGGCTGCTAAGAATATCATCGCTGCGATCAGCGGCGGGAAGAAAACCGCCTATAAAGGCAACTATCACGGCTTCATGGTCTCGATCGGGGCCCGCTATGGGGTTGCGAATCTGAACGGGATTCGGCTTAGCGGCTTCTTTGCGATCTTCATGAAGCATCTGGTGAACTTATATTATCTCTTTACGATTCGCAGCGGCTATTACATGTGGCAGTATATCCGCCACGAGTTCTTCGAGACGCGGGACCGCCGCAGCATCTTCCGCAATCTGCTGAATCGATACGGCAACGTGCTGTGGACGGTGCCTCTGCGCATCTATGTCGGCGCCTTCTGGATCTCGGAAGCGGGAGCGAAGCTCTGGGGCAGGTCCACATGGGAGGCCGGCACGGAGAACTTAGCCAGCGTCCCGCTGCTCTTCCAAGGGCTGGGCCCGGATTCCTGGCTCGTCGGCTCCACTGTCCGCATGCCTTTCGAATGGCTGCATACGGCGACCAGCGGAGCGACGCCCGTCGGCGGCGACGCCGGAACCGAGGTGACGCCGATCTTAAGCAAGATGCCCGGCATCTTCGAAGGCTTGATGCGAATCATGCTTCCTAACCCGGGAATGGCGGTGTTCATGCAGAAAGTCGTCGTATTCGCGGAACTGGCGATCGGTCTGGCTCTAATCTTCGGCTTGTTCACCTGGCTGGCCAGTCTGGCGAGCGCCGGGTTCCTCTTGATGTTCACCTTGTCCGCGATGCTCGGATGGAATCTGTTCTGGGCACTTCCTGCTTCGATCGCTTTAATGAATGGATCGGGACGCACCTTTGGGCTTGACTACTGGGTGATCCCTTGTCTGCAGCGCCGGCTGAGCCGCTGGTGGTACGGGGACGTGCGATCGATCTACTCGGATCATAAGCCGTAAACATCTAAAGGATGAACGAGATGAAACAGATCTTCCGCATGATGAAACCCTGGGATGTGGTCTTGCTGCTGCTGTTCATCCTTCTTTCCTTTGTGCCGCTGGCTGTCTTTGCTTATCAGCAGTCCCTGACGGCGGGGACAGTGTACACAGCTGTGATCTCGGTGGATCAAGAGGTTGTAAAGCGTGTTGTCCTAACAGGGCACGAGGGGAAGGAAGCGTTTGTTATCCAGAACTCGGATTTTGCATCCAATACCATTGAAGTTGACGGGCAGGCCATCCGTATCAAAGCCGCGACATGCAAGGATCAGGTTTGCGTGCGCATGGGGTGGATCTCCCGTCCCGGCCAGACCGTCGTATGTTTGCCTCATCGCGTGCTCATCGAGATTCAAGCAGAAGGAGAGCAGGAGGATGAGATTATCCTCAGTTATTAACCCGAATGAGTCACCGTCAGGAGAAGACAGCCGATGCGGGATAACCAACGAATCGTCTACATCGCCTTATTAGCTTCGCAAGGGGTGGTCATTTCATTGATCGAACGGGCGATCCCCTTTCCCTTTGCCTTCGCCCCCGGCGCCAAGCTGGGGCTTGCCAATATCATTACGTTGATGGCCTTATATACGCTTCCTGCCAAGGATGTCAGCAAGGTGATTGCCATACGCATCACCCTTGCGATGCTGCTGGGCGGGACGATTTCTTCTTTCCTTTACAGTGCGTCGGGCGCGCTGCTGAGTTTCCTGGGGATGTGGACCGTGAAACAGCTGGGGCCTGCACGCATCAGCTTAATCGGCGTCAGCATGACGGGGGCGATGCTGCACAATATCGGACAGCTGCTTACGGCAAGCTGGATCGCGGGGACGTGGACGGTGATGTTGTACTTGCCTTTTTTGTCTCTGATGGGGATGTTGAGCGGATTTGCTGTAGGTGTCTTCGCCAACTACTTGCTGACCCATGTCGATCGGTTACGGGTGTATCAACGATATCAGGAGCGGCAGGGCTGGGCAAGATGAAAACAGCCCTCATTCCGAGGGCTGCAAGACTTCTACGGCACCGGATACGTTGCCGTCGATTTGGGAAGATTCTTTATACTCTTCATTGGCGAAGTAGATGTTTCCGTCAACGGTGGCCGTCTCATGCAGGAGGAACCCATTCGCCTGCACGTACACATCGCCCTTCAGCGTTCCGCCCTGGAAGTTGAGGTTCTCGCTGCGTACGATCAAGCGCGGTACGGTGATCGTATAGGAATCGGTGATCGTGCGGTTTTCATCCTGAGCATAAGCGGCGATCTTTCGATAGATCTTGTTTTCTTCCTTGCCCTTGTCATGGAACTGTCCAGCGACGATCACTTCCTCATCCAAAGTGATATCGTTCAATGTTACGATGATCCACGTTCCGTTCTCGCTGACAGCGTTGATGAAGGCATCCGGCTCGCTGACGATCGAAGCCGTCGTCACCACATCCACATCGTTATCCTGCTGGTCCTGTCCATTCTGCCCGTTCTGAGGCTTGTTCTGTCCTTGATTTTGCCCCTGGTTCTGTCCTGCATTCTTGTTCTGTCCCGTGTTTTGATCACTGCCGCCGCAAGCCGTCAGATTCAGTGCGGCCATCAGGGCAATGAGGAACAGGGCGATGCGCATTTTCAAAACGTATGACCTCCTTTTTTTATATACGGTAATAATCTTGCCTTGACTTATTATGAGCGGTACAGGGGGCCGTCATGCGCTGCTGGGAATTGGTGTTTCCTGTGTGTGAACAGGGGTTTTGGGCGGTGGAGGAATCGGAAGCGCTTTCTTAAGTTGGCAGGACAAGCCTTAGGAGGGTTTCGTGACTTATATTATGAATTCACAGACCGCAAACGATATAATAGAAGTTAGTGTTACAAAAAATAATAGACAAGAAGTGTGATTACTAGATGCGTAATGTGATGTCAGCTGTACGGACAAATGCCATGCGTTTGCTGGATCGTTCCCTCTCCGGCAACACCTTCGATTATAAGCAGATCATCGCGATCATCATGCCGATCCTGGCAGATCAGGCTTTCATCATCCTCATGAGCATGTTCAACACCGCGATGATCAGCTCCTCCGGAGTGGCCGCTGTCAGTGCGGTAAGCATGGTCGATTCCTTGAATATCTTCATCGTCAACGTGTTTATCGCCGTCGCGACAGGAGGTACGGTGATTGTAGCACAGTACAAGGGCAGCGGCAACGACAAGATGATATCCCGAGCAGCTTCTCAGGCCCTCTCACTCGTAACGATCGTGTCCCTTCTCATGTGTGTCCTTGTTATCGTCTTTCACAATCCAACCCTGCATCTGCTCTTCGGCAGGGCGGAAGCCGTCGTGCTGGACAATGCACGAATCTACTTGATCGGCAGCGGAATCACTTATCCGCTCTTCGCGGTATACTCCGCGATCACCGGGGTTCTGCGCGGCATCGCAGAAACCAGAGTCTGTTTATTCCTCTCTGTGATCATGAACTTCGCTTATTTTATTCTGAACCTGCTATTCATCGTTGGTTTGGATATGGGAATCGTGGGGATGGTCATCTCCCTCTTCCTCGCTAGAGTTATAGGCATGCTGACCTCCCTCATCTATCTTCTGCGCTATTGTCAGAAGATTAAGGTTCGTCTCCGTGATGCGTTCGATCTTGATTTCCAAGTGATTAAGAAAATCATGTATATCGGCGTGCCCTTTGCGGCAGAGCAGCTGTTCTTCAACGGCGGTAAACTGCTGACTCAGACTTATATCGTTCAGTTTGGAACGCTGGCGATTACGGCCAATGCGATCGGCGGTTCGCTGTCGAGTTTGTCACAGATCGGCGGCAGCGCTCTGAGCATCGCCCTGGTAACCGTCGTCGGTCAGTGTATGGGGCGGGGAGATGTGCCGGACGCTCGCAGATATGTGCGCTCTTTCCTATGGATGTCCGCTTTGGTGTACATATTCGCCTTAGTTGTCATCCTGCCGCTCTTCCCTTATATCATCAGCTTGTTCTCGCCTCCGGGTGAGATCGTGCCGGTGATCTACGAGTTAACGGTATTGG
The genomic region above belongs to Insulibacter thermoxylanivorax and contains:
- a CDS encoding MATE family efflux transporter — translated: MRNVMSAVRTNAMRLLDRSLSGNTFDYKQIIAIIMPILADQAFIILMSMFNTAMISSSGVAAVSAVSMVDSLNIFIVNVFIAVATGGTVIVAQYKGSGNDKMISRAASQALSLVTIVSLLMCVLVIVFHNPTLHLLFGRAEAVVLDNARIYLIGSGITYPLFAVYSAITGVLRGIAETRVCLFLSVIMNFAYFILNLLFIVGLDMGIVGMVISLFLARVIGMLTSLIYLLRYCQKIKVRLRDAFDLDFQVIKKIMYIGVPFAAEQLFFNGGKLLTQTYIVQFGTLAITANAIGGSLSSLSQIGGSALSIALVTVVGQCMGRGDVPDARRYVRSFLWMSALVYIFALVVILPLFPYIISLFSPPGEIVPVIYELTVLVLLAQPVFWTFSFMLPSALRAAGDSRFTSITAMLTMWLIRVILGYVVGVTFGFGLMGVWTAMVIEWGVRGLIFYLRFRGDKWYRHKLV
- a CDS encoding NusG domain II-containing protein, with protein sequence MKQIFRMMKPWDVVLLLLFILLSFVPLAVFAYQQSLTAGTVYTAVISVDQEVVKRVVLTGHEGKEAFVIQNSDFASNTIEVDGQAIRIKAATCKDQVCVRMGWISRPGQTVVCLPHRVLIEIQAEGEQEDEIILSY
- a CDS encoding Gx transporter family protein, with amino-acid sequence MRDNQRIVYIALLASQGVVISLIERAIPFPFAFAPGAKLGLANIITLMALYTLPAKDVSKVIAIRITLAMLLGGTISSFLYSASGALLSFLGMWTVKQLGPARISLIGVSMTGAMLHNIGQLLTASWIAGTWTVMLYLPFLSLMGMLSGFAVGVFANYLLTHVDRLRVYQRYQERQGWAR